Proteins found in one Dermochelys coriacea isolate rDerCor1 chromosome 17, rDerCor1.pri.v4, whole genome shotgun sequence genomic segment:
- the LOC119844590 gene encoding neuferricin isoform X2 has translation MLTIKNWLSFYSENYIFVGKLVGRFYDENGAPTRALEQAKAVIEEVLKFNGQKDEKKQFPPCNSEWSSTSGSRFWCSKQSGGVNRDWIGVPRKLYKPGSSDSHCVCVRTTGLPSGQLDSTEHSDRGDLDNPNLQEYKGCYTLADWCVLKD, from the exons ATGTTGACGATAAAAAACTGGCTCTCTTTCTACAGTGAGAACTACATCTTTGTTG GCAAACTGGTAGGAAGATTCTATGATGAAAATGGGGCACCCACAAGAGCTCTGGAACAGGCCAAGGCTGTCATCGAAGAAGTGCTGAAGTTCAATGGACAAAAGGATGAGAAGAAGCAGTTCCCTCCCTGTAACTCTGAATGGAGCTCAACCAGTGGCAGCAGATTCTGGTGTTCCAAACAAAG TGGGGGAGTGAACAGAGATTGGATTGGAGTCCCCAGGAAGCTGTACAAGCCTGGTTCCAGTGAtagtcactgtgtgtgtgtaagaactACTGGACTTCCCTCTGGACAATTGGATTCTACTGAACACAGTGACAGAGGTGACTTGGACAATCCTAACTTGCAAGAATACAAGGGATGCTATACACTAGCTGACTGGTGCGTGTTAAAAGATTAA
- the LOC119844590 gene encoding neuferricin isoform X1, which produces MGLRGLVVPALGLAAAWLLGLGFDPSSWPLPSFSGRGRLLSPAELARYTGAQGGPGLYLAVLGQVFDVRRGHKHYGPGGAYSVFAGKDASRAFVTGDFTYAGLVDDVSGLSPSEMLTIKNWLSFYSENYIFVGKLVGRFYDENGAPTRALEQAKAVIEEVLKFNGQKDEKKQFPPCNSEWSSTSGSRFWCSKQSGGVNRDWIGVPRKLYKPGSSDSHCVCVRTTGLPSGQLDSTEHSDRGDLDNPNLQEYKGCYTLADWCVLKD; this is translated from the exons ATGGGGCTGCGGGGGCTCGTGGTTCCCGCGCTGGGCTTGGCTGCCGCCTGGCTGCTGGGCCTCGGGTTCGATCCCAGCTCCTGGCCGCTCCCTTCCTTCTCCGGGCGGGGCCGGCTGCTGAGCCCCGCCGAGCTCGCGCGTTACACGGGCGCGCAGGGCGGCCCCGGCCTCTACCTGGCGGTGCTGGGGCAGGTGTTCGACGTGCGCCGGGGGCACAAGCACTACGGGCCGGGGGGGGCCTACAGTGTCTTCGCAG GGAAAGACGCCTCCAGGGCTTTTGTGACGGGAGATTTCACCTACGCCGGCCTTGTGGATGATGTTTCTGGGTTATCTCCATCAGAAATGTTGACGATAAAAAACTGGCTCTCTTTCTACAGTGAGAACTACATCTTTGTTG GCAAACTGGTAGGAAGATTCTATGATGAAAATGGGGCACCCACAAGAGCTCTGGAACAGGCCAAGGCTGTCATCGAAGAAGTGCTGAAGTTCAATGGACAAAAGGATGAGAAGAAGCAGTTCCCTCCCTGTAACTCTGAATGGAGCTCAACCAGTGGCAGCAGATTCTGGTGTTCCAAACAAAG TGGGGGAGTGAACAGAGATTGGATTGGAGTCCCCAGGAAGCTGTACAAGCCTGGTTCCAGTGAtagtcactgtgtgtgtgtaagaactACTGGACTTCCCTCTGGACAATTGGATTCTACTGAACACAGTGACAGAGGTGACTTGGACAATCCTAACTTGCAAGAATACAAGGGATGCTATACACTAGCTGACTGGTGCGTGTTAAAAGATTAA